Proteins found in one Canis lupus baileyi chromosome 26, mCanLup2.hap1, whole genome shotgun sequence genomic segment:
- the C26H20orf144 gene encoding uncharacterized protein C20orf144 homolog, producing the protein MWSPGTEQGRGAPHPSQKAGQRQHGLWPPVVTGPAMGNNSSHRRTKVPKQARRESPPDMGKAGRKPFFSHFKRKKPSAKIVLLFPADKLQQPAEVAAGAGAGARPGRPREDAAGIPGGSPAAAPTLRGAGDGAAPSEGARAREMKTILALLLLLLLLDARLREERRCAAGGGAGAGAGAGAGPRPRRAGSGWRRAR; encoded by the exons ATGTGGTCTccagggacagagcaggggcggggtgctccccaccccagccagaaGGCAGGGCAGAGGCAGCATGGGCTGTGGCCCCCAGTGGTGACCGGCCCTGCCATGGGAAACAACAGTTCTCACAGGAGGACCAAAGTGCCCAAGCAGGCCCGCAGGGAGAGCCCACCTGACATGGGCAAGGCTGGGCGGAAACCGTTCTTTAGCCACTTCAAGAGGAAGAAGCCAAGT gccaaGATCGTGCTGCTGTTCCCCGCGGACAAGCTGCAGCAGCCGGCCGAGgtggcggcgggcgcgggcgcgggcgcgcggCCCGGGCGGCCCCGCGAGGACGCGGCGGGCATCCCCGGGGGCTCCCCGGCGGCGGCGCCCACGCTGCGAGGAGCGGGCGACGGCGCGGCCCCGAGCGAGGGCGCACGCGCGCGCGAGATGAAGACGATCctggcgctgctgctgctgctgctgctgctggacgCGCGGCTGCGGGAGGAGAGGCGCtgcgcggcggggggcggcgcgggcgcgggcgcgggggcgggcgcggggccgagGCCGCGCAGGGCGGGCAGTGGCTGGAGGCGCGCCCGCTGA